From the Selenomonas timonae genome, one window contains:
- a CDS encoding glycoside hydrolase family 1 protein, with amino-acid sequence MAFPTDFLWGGAVAANQCEGAYNADGKGIDIQDIMPRGIMGVPTAEPTADNLKLTAIDFYHRYKEDIALFAEMGFKVFRTSIAWSRIYPNGDDAEPNEAGLQFYDDLFDECRKYGIEPLVTISHYETPLHLAKTYNGWMSHELIGFYERYVRTIFTRYRDKVKYWLTFNEINSVLHEPLLSGGILTPKSELSLQDLYQACHHEFVASALATKIGHEIIPEAQIGCMILAMPTYPLTPAPDDMIAVMRAEHFNDFFGDMHVRGVYPGYMNRYFRENGIEIRATEEELRLLREHTVDFVSFSYYVSICEGAGGTAGGGNLLGGKKNPHLTASEWGWQIDPQGLRYVLNRYYDRWQKPLFIVENGLGAKDELVSDGAGGMTVADDYRIDYLNDHLVQVEEAIADGVPVMGYTTWGCIDLVSASTAQMSKRYGFIYVDRNDDGSGTLARYRKKSFHWYRDVIATNGGCLKRCVKESLIK; translated from the coding sequence ATGGCATTTCCAACAGATTTTCTCTGGGGCGGCGCAGTCGCCGCAAACCAGTGTGAGGGCGCGTACAACGCGGACGGCAAGGGTATCGACATCCAGGACATTATGCCCCGTGGCATCATGGGGGTGCCAACCGCAGAGCCGACGGCGGACAATCTGAAACTGACGGCGATTGACTTCTACCATCGGTACAAGGAGGACATCGCCCTCTTTGCCGAGATGGGGTTCAAGGTCTTTCGCACGTCGATTGCGTGGAGCCGCATCTACCCGAACGGGGACGATGCCGAGCCGAACGAAGCGGGGCTGCAGTTCTACGACGACCTCTTCGACGAGTGTCGGAAATACGGCATCGAACCGCTTGTGACGATCTCGCACTACGAGACGCCGCTCCACCTCGCGAAAACATACAACGGCTGGATGAGTCACGAGCTGATCGGCTTCTACGAGCGCTATGTGCGGACGATCTTCACGCGCTATCGGGATAAAGTAAAATATTGGCTGACGTTCAACGAGATCAACTCCGTACTCCATGAGCCGCTGCTCTCGGGCGGGATTCTGACACCGAAGTCGGAGCTGTCGCTCCAAGATCTCTATCAGGCGTGTCACCATGAGTTCGTTGCCTCGGCACTTGCGACGAAGATCGGGCACGAGATCATCCCCGAGGCTCAGATCGGCTGCATGATTCTTGCGATGCCGACGTATCCTCTGACCCCCGCGCCCGATGACATGATCGCCGTCATGCGGGCGGAGCATTTTAACGATTTCTTCGGCGATATGCATGTGCGTGGCGTGTATCCCGGCTATATGAACCGCTATTTCCGCGAGAACGGCATCGAGATCCGTGCGACGGAGGAGGAGCTGCGGCTGCTGCGGGAGCATACGGTGGACTTCGTCTCGTTCAGTTACTACGTCAGCATCTGCGAGGGTGCGGGCGGTACGGCGGGCGGCGGCAATCTCCTCGGTGGGAAAAAGAATCCGCACCTTACGGCGAGCGAGTGGGGCTGGCAGATCGACCCGCAGGGGCTGCGCTATGTGCTCAATCGCTACTATGACCGCTGGCAGAAGCCGCTCTTTATTGTCGAGAACGGGCTGGGCGCAAAGGACGAGCTCGTCTCGGATGGCGCGGGCGGTATGACGGTTGCGGACGACTACCGCATCGACTATCTGAACGATCATCTCGTGCAGGTGGAGGAGGCGATCGCCGACGGCGTGCCCGTCATGGGCTATACGACGTGGGGCTGCATCGACCTCGTGAGCGCGTCGACGGCGCAGATGTCAAAACGCTACGGCTTCATCTACGTCGACCGCAATGACGACGGGTCGGGGACGCTCGCGCGATACCGCAAGAAATCGTTTCACTGGTATCGGGACGTGATCGCGACAAACGGGGGATGTTTGAAGCGGTGCGTTAAGGAATCGCTGATAAAATAG
- a CDS encoding RpnC/YadD family protein has protein sequence MSDINVEELIRTMSAQRVEALRADLAADLQTAWEKGRAAGKAEGISEGEFRGRKQGVISVALNLLRTGADTATVAKAAELPEPIIRKIAQDNGITLA, from the coding sequence ATGAGTGATATCAATGTCGAGGAGCTGATTCGTACGATGAGCGCACAGCGCGTGGAGGCGCTGCGCGCGGATCTCGCAGCGGACTTGCAGACGGCATGGGAAAAGGGCAGAGCAGCGGGCAAGGCGGAGGGCATCAGCGAGGGTGAGTTCCGCGGGCGCAAGCAGGGCGTGATCAGCGTGGCACTGAACCTCCTGCGCACGGGGGCGGATACGGCGACTGTCGCCAAGGCGGCGGAGTTACCCGAGCCGATCATCCGCAAGATTGCACAGGACAACGGCATCACACTTGCGTAG
- a CDS encoding DUF4132 domain-containing protein: MISYYLRDEEMTRYIERLKAGFDALNPQSQKLLNFLFFRTDEKGEPDYDWDIGVANFRRNKKGVVCTVDDDVLPPALYPAFDLMMGEDLRRDLVDMAHSLAAYPYTNRYYRRLVRSSDYHQHVGRIWNLIEQLVREYALGKNFLQLLRREYDVERYGSSFLPPEQIAVWIDRGDAETIAIIRDILLSENNTNVLTYDIFRAIFKSRSTELVELVGKLLLAGKLQEGLRQAICETMDCGRQEHFVYIMGIIEEHNLIRFSSVRRAIATTIGIGTDSERVDKKLLALMMRVLRDPAEADTLLHSEDNVEAMVGLWSKGVHDLTQLIAGMEAIIEEGRPHSVLLVSYFLHALQDGAQERRIAKRVLLGITDAELSAADMKKIACYLSYMTGDFYILRDLDDFVKQFDATTYFADAEEATRFFDLCARALDRMKRKEEKYPACIFPWYDVTLTKEALSNAMVLTALCAGTALTDRVAPILPVCYTGQRAARLFLKTPLSAAQEASLLDLLRLAPETAEAILLKKDTATVAAADFVPRHRTEIAALLRLKTAKTRRTVLDLLYTQEDELLRTSIADLLAQKDVNKRLGALDLLLRCKADGRMAQEELLSLARGIQKPTSDEQVLIDELSSSAGADAQEQALFDAAYTPDFAIEIQYAEKAGGIRGLLNRLTGAKETPSAGGYDAATNTVHVVNTLTLKDIFPRTDEELLAIVTRLNALYTKHEDYEYKARWIGREETTLSAGYYERADAEHAKDAPDHIKYYPLAEVWEEFYRSEIKDFPTLYQLAIALRMPKAEDEFFAEGLTRIAERDWTAFPAALAAQKLSYFGEGYVGRQTGKNVIRVLYETYAEENRPFIFAAGLLLMSRAYDCFDENLFLVEYKNQWRTGNTRQIMHHTALMQTALHGARRYQGAAEFAQSYALRYRMMERLEAQLLRTEQEPESGMVGIIEHAQAQILGMVEKDAFYKMLLGVQADGMSEDAARKQKAVEKNRIHVLERYRSGALPDPKDTDFRGAQTEDVLVFVRDEGQHVIDCIVTAELRRGDTPALHSAAVASIVRVEGMDTFVRILQALGALKLDRGSWYYGANEAKASTLSHLLKVSHPRADETAAELKTALSGSGITEQRLVEAAMYAPQWIPLIEAHLGWRGMASGCYYFQAHMSDIPKDRESMIAKYTPIAVEDLKEGAFDIDWFNAAYKELGKAHFECLYDAAKYISDGAKHARARKFADAVRGMMKLADVEKEIAAKRNKDLVLCCGLIPLKRAREKDMLERYTFLQNFLKESRQFGAQRRASEAKAVEIALSNLARACGFDDVTRLVWTAETELIKTHAAHFAPKAVEDTELWLRVAEDGKVSLVCAKGGKELKSIPAKLKKNAYVLELKEAETNLKEQYRRTRKMLEEMMEDGTPLLAREIANVMEHNPVIAPLLRVLVFKSDTAFGFYEGGALVTPDGTRTEVAADAEVKIAHALDLYESGTWAAYQAYLFEKGIRQPFKQVFRELYVKTVDERGKETSLRYAGHQIQPAKTVALLKTRRWVVDGTDGLQRVYYKANIIARIYALADWFSPADIEAPTLEWVDFFDRKTFKKLPIDDVPDLIFTEVMRDVDLVVSVAHVGGVDPEASHSTIEMRRAIVQFNLPLFKLDNVRLDGTHAHIHGTLGDYTVHLGSGIVQQKAGAMVNVLPVHSQHRGRLFLPFLDEDPKTAEIMSKIILFAEDGKIKDPFILEQIKTKQ, translated from the coding sequence ATGATCAGTTACTATCTGCGCGATGAGGAAATGACACGCTATATCGAGCGGCTGAAGGCAGGGTTTGATGCGCTGAACCCGCAGAGCCAAAAGCTGCTCAACTTTCTCTTTTTCCGTACGGACGAGAAGGGAGAACCGGACTACGACTGGGACATCGGCGTGGCAAACTTCCGCCGCAACAAGAAGGGCGTAGTCTGCACGGTCGATGATGACGTACTGCCGCCCGCGCTCTACCCCGCCTTTGACCTGATGATGGGCGAGGATCTGCGGAGGGATCTCGTCGATATGGCGCACAGCCTCGCCGCCTATCCCTATACGAACCGCTACTACCGCCGTCTCGTCCGCTCGAGCGACTACCATCAGCACGTCGGCCGCATTTGGAATCTGATCGAGCAGCTTGTGCGCGAGTACGCCTTAGGGAAGAACTTCCTGCAGCTCCTGCGCAGAGAGTACGATGTGGAGAGGTACGGCAGCAGCTTCCTCCCGCCCGAGCAGATCGCCGTATGGATCGACCGTGGGGACGCAGAGACGATCGCCATCATCCGCGATATACTCCTCAGTGAGAACAACACGAACGTACTCACCTACGATATTTTCCGCGCCATCTTCAAGTCACGCAGTACAGAGCTCGTGGAACTCGTCGGCAAACTCCTCCTCGCGGGAAAACTGCAGGAGGGACTGCGGCAGGCGATCTGCGAGACAATGGACTGCGGGCGGCAGGAGCACTTCGTCTATATCATGGGCATCATCGAGGAGCACAACCTCATCCGCTTCTCGTCCGTGCGCCGCGCGATCGCAACGACCATCGGCATCGGCACGGACAGCGAGCGTGTGGACAAGAAGCTCCTCGCGCTCATGATGCGCGTGCTGCGCGATCCTGCGGAGGCAGACACACTCCTTCACAGTGAGGACAATGTCGAGGCGATGGTCGGGTTGTGGAGCAAGGGCGTGCATGACCTCACGCAGCTCATCGCCGGCATGGAGGCGATCATCGAGGAGGGACGGCCGCACTCCGTCCTGCTCGTCTCGTACTTCCTGCATGCCCTGCAGGACGGTGCACAGGAGCGGCGCATTGCAAAGCGCGTTCTCCTTGGCATCACGGACGCGGAGCTCAGTGCGGCGGACATGAAGAAAATCGCCTGCTACCTGTCCTACATGACGGGCGATTTCTACATCCTGCGGGATCTCGACGACTTCGTCAAGCAATTCGATGCGACGACGTATTTCGCAGATGCGGAGGAAGCCACGCGTTTCTTTGACCTCTGTGCACGTGCCCTCGACCGAATGAAGCGCAAGGAGGAGAAGTACCCTGCGTGCATCTTCCCGTGGTACGATGTGACGCTGACGAAGGAAGCACTGTCCAATGCGATGGTGCTCACTGCCCTCTGCGCCGGCACTGCGCTGACGGATCGCGTCGCGCCCATCCTCCCCGTCTGCTACACGGGGCAGCGCGCTGCGCGGCTCTTCCTCAAGACACCGCTGAGTGCGGCACAGGAGGCATCGCTTCTCGACCTCCTGCGCCTCGCCCCCGAGACGGCGGAAGCAATCCTCCTCAAAAAAGATACGGCGACCGTGGCGGCTGCGGACTTCGTGCCGCGCCACCGCACAGAGATCGCCGCCCTGCTGCGCCTAAAGACCGCAAAGACGCGCCGCACGGTGCTCGACCTCCTCTACACGCAGGAGGACGAATTGCTCCGCACCAGCATCGCAGATCTCCTCGCACAGAAGGACGTGAACAAACGCCTCGGTGCACTCGACCTCCTCCTGCGCTGCAAGGCGGACGGGCGCATGGCACAGGAGGAGCTGCTCTCCCTCGCACGCGGCATCCAAAAGCCCACCTCGGACGAGCAGGTACTGATCGACGAGCTGTCGAGCAGCGCGGGTGCAGACGCACAGGAGCAGGCGCTGTTCGACGCAGCATACACGCCGGACTTTGCCATCGAGATCCAGTATGCGGAGAAAGCGGGCGGCATCCGCGGCCTGCTGAATCGTCTCACGGGCGCGAAAGAAACGCCGTCAGCGGGCGGCTACGATGCAGCGACAAATACCGTCCACGTTGTCAACACACTCACGCTCAAAGACATATTCCCGCGCACGGACGAGGAGCTGCTTGCCATCGTCACGAGGCTGAACGCACTCTATACGAAACATGAGGACTACGAGTACAAGGCACGCTGGATCGGCAGAGAGGAGACGACGCTTTCGGCGGGCTATTACGAACGGGCAGACGCAGAGCACGCAAAAGACGCGCCCGATCATATCAAATACTATCCGCTTGCTGAGGTCTGGGAGGAGTTCTACCGGAGCGAAATCAAGGACTTCCCCACGCTCTATCAGCTCGCCATCGCGCTCCGTATGCCGAAGGCGGAGGACGAATTCTTCGCCGAGGGTCTGACGCGCATTGCAGAGCGGGACTGGACGGCGTTCCCCGCCGCCCTTGCCGCGCAGAAGCTGAGTTACTTCGGCGAGGGTTACGTCGGACGGCAGACGGGGAAAAATGTCATTCGCGTGCTCTATGAGACATATGCGGAGGAGAACCGCCCATTCATCTTTGCCGCAGGGCTGCTGCTGATGAGCCGTGCCTACGACTGCTTTGACGAAAACCTCTTTCTCGTGGAGTACAAAAACCAGTGGCGCACAGGGAACACGCGCCAGATCATGCACCATACCGCGCTCATGCAGACCGCGCTGCACGGCGCACGGCGCTATCAGGGTGCGGCGGAATTCGCACAGTCCTACGCCCTGCGGTACCGCATGATGGAGCGGCTCGAAGCACAGCTGCTGCGCACGGAGCAAGAGCCGGAGTCCGGCATGGTCGGCATCATCGAGCACGCGCAGGCGCAGATCCTCGGCATGGTGGAGAAGGACGCGTTCTACAAGATGCTCCTCGGCGTGCAGGCGGACGGGATGAGCGAGGACGCTGCACGCAAACAAAAAGCAGTGGAAAAGAATCGCATACATGTGCTCGAACGCTATCGCAGCGGTGCTCTCCCCGACCCAAAGGACACAGATTTCCGCGGCGCACAGACGGAGGATGTCCTCGTCTTTGTACGGGACGAAGGGCAGCATGTCATCGACTGCATCGTCACGGCAGAGCTGCGGCGCGGTGACACCCCCGCGCTTCACTCCGCCGCAGTCGCAAGCATCGTGCGCGTCGAGGGCATGGATACGTTCGTGCGCATCCTGCAGGCACTCGGCGCACTGAAGCTCGACCGCGGCAGCTGGTACTACGGGGCAAACGAGGCGAAGGCATCGACGCTCAGTCACCTGCTGAAGGTCAGCCACCCGCGCGCGGACGAGACAGCGGCGGAGCTGAAGACGGCTCTCTCGGGAAGCGGCATCACGGAGCAGCGGCTCGTCGAGGCGGCGATGTACGCACCGCAGTGGATTCCGCTCATCGAGGCACACCTCGGCTGGCGCGGCATGGCAAGCGGCTGTTACTACTTCCAGGCGCACATGAGCGACATCCCAAAGGATCGCGAGAGCATGATCGCAAAGTACACCCCGATCGCCGTCGAGGATCTGAAGGAGGGCGCGTTTGACATCGACTGGTTCAACGCAGCCTACAAGGAGCTCGGCAAGGCGCATTTCGAGTGTCTCTACGATGCCGCAAAGTACATCTCCGACGGTGCGAAGCACGCACGGGCGCGCAAATTCGCCGACGCCGTGCGCGGCATGATGAAACTCGCAGACGTGGAGAAGGAGATCGCGGCGAAGCGCAACAAGGATCTCGTCCTGTGCTGCGGGCTGATCCCCCTCAAACGCGCACGGGAAAAGGATATGCTCGAGCGCTACACATTCTTGCAAAACTTCCTCAAGGAGAGCAGGCAGTTCGGCGCACAGCGCCGCGCGAGCGAGGCAAAGGCGGTCGAGATCGCCCTCTCGAACCTCGCCCGCGCCTGCGGCTTTGACGACGTGACGCGCCTCGTGTGGACGGCGGAGACGGAGCTCATCAAGACGCACGCCGCCCACTTTGCACCCAAGGCGGTCGAGGACACGGAGCTGTGGCTGCGCGTGGCGGAGGACGGCAAGGTAAGCCTCGTGTGCGCAAAGGGCGGCAAGGAGCTGAAATCCATCCCCGCAAAGCTGAAGAAGAATGCCTACGTGCTCGAACTGAAGGAAGCGGAGACGAATCTGAAGGAGCAGTACCGCCGTACGCGGAAGATGCTCGAGGAGATGATGGAGGACGGCACGCCGCTGCTCGCCCGTGAGATTGCAAACGTCATGGAGCACAATCCTGTCATCGCTCCTCTCTTGCGTGTACTCGTCTTCAAATCGGACACGGCATTCGGCTTTTACGAGGGCGGCGCACTCGTCACGCCCGACGGCACACGCACAGAGGTCGCAGCGGATGCGGAAGTGAAAATCGCCCACGCGCTTGATCTCTATGAGAGCGGCACATGGGCGGCGTATCAGGCATATCTCTTTGAAAAGGGCATCCGTCAGCCGTTCAAGCAGGTATTCCGCGAGCTCTACGTCAAGACGGTGGACGAACGCGGCAAGGAGACGAGCCTGCGGTATGCGGGACACCAGATCCAGCCCGCGAAGACCGTCGCGCTGCTCAAGACGCGCCGCTGGGTCGTCGATGGCACGGACGGACTGCAGCGCGTTTACTACAAGGCAAACATCATCGCGCGTATCTACGCGCTCGCCGACTGGTTCTCGCCCGCCGACATCGAAGCACCGACGCTCGAATGGGTGGACTTCTTCGACCGCAAGACGTTCAAGAAACTGCCGATCGACGATGTGCCCGACCTCATCTTCACCGAGGTCATGCGCGATGTCGATCTCGTCGTCTCCGTCGCGCACGTCGGCGGCGTCGACCCCGAGGCAAGCCACTCGACCATCGAGATGCGCCGCGCCATCGTGCAGTTCAATCTGCCGCTCTTTAAGCTCGACAACGTCCGTCTCGATGGCACGCACGCACATATCCACGGAACGCTCGGCGACTATACCGTCCACCTCGGCAGCGGCATCGTGCAGCAGAAGGCGGGCGCAATGGTGAACGTCCTGCCCGTCCACAGTCAGCACCGCGGCCGCCTCTTCCTGCCGTTCCTCGACGAGGATCCCAAGACAGCAGAGATCATGTCGAAGATTATCCTCTTTGCGGAGGACGGGAAAATCAAGGATCCGTTTATATTGGAGCAGATCAAGACGAAACAGTGA